A stretch of DNA from Pseudonocardia hierapolitana:
GCCGAGCCCGCCGAGGACGTACCAGGTGAGGAACCCGCGGGTGACGGCCGAGATCGCCTCGTCCTGCGCCTGCGGGCCCGCGACGGGGTCGAAGACGGCGGCCGCGGCGGCGTTGCGTTGCACCGGCCCCATGGTGAGCTCGGGGCGCAACGGCCCGTAGACGTGCATCTGGTCGATGTCGAGCGCGGTGTTGCCGACCTGCACGAGCCGTGCAGGCCCGGCGATGGAGAGGTCCGGCGGCCTGGCGCCGACGGAGATGTGCTGACCGAAGACCACGAGGTCCTGCGCGGGGGTGAGCGCGACCGTGACCGGGATGCCGGCGCACAGGCAGAACAGGACCAGCACGATGGTCGGCCACGACCGCAGCTCCCTGAGTACTGTCCGCCGGCTGCGCTTCGCGTCCAGTGCTCCACCTCCGTGATTCACGCGGTCGGGGCGATCGGGAGCGGATCTCGAGCCGCCTCCACTATGCGTCGGGTCGGTTGCCGAGGGTACGACCGACCGGCCTATCCCGGCGGAGGCTTCGGACTACGGCGCGCCTGCGTTACGTGGGGCGGCGACGCGCCGTGCTCCGTCAGAGGGCTGCATCAGGAATCGCTTCACGGGGCGGCGCGCACCGCGAGCAAGGCCACGTCGTCGTCGAGTGGCTCGGTCGAGAAGCGCTCCACGGCCTCGCGCACGGCCCCGACGACCTGCACGGCGGGACGTCCGGCGGCGCGGGCGGCCACCGTGAGCAGCCGTTCGGCCCCGAACTGCTCGCTTCCCCTGCGGCGCTCGGTGACGCCGTCGGTGTAGACGAGCAGGGTGTCGCCCGGGTCCACGCGGTGCCTGGTGCAGGTCAGCCGGACGGTGGGAACGAGCCCCACGGCCGTGCCGAAGGTCCCGATCAGCTCCGCGGTGCCGTCGGCGCGCACCAGCACCGGCTGGACGTGCCCGGCGAGCACGAGATCGACGTCGAGGCCGCCACGGGACGCGCCGTGCGAGTGGGTCGGGCCGCTGCCCGCCCCGCGGTGGCGCCTGCGCACCATCGCCGCGGCGAGCGTGCAGAACTGCAGCGGATCATCGGCCTCGATCATGACCTCGTTGAGCCGCTCGATGGCGCGCGGCAGGGAGCGGTCGTCGCGCACCAGCACCCGCAGCACGTCGCGCACCAGCCCGGTGCGGGCGGCCGCCCGGGCGCCCTTGCCGCACACGTCGCCGATCGACACCAGCCAGCTGGACGGGTCGACGGTGAGCACGTCGTAGAAGTCACCGCCGACGTCGCTACCGGTGCTGGCCGGCAGGTACTCGGCCGCGAAGTCGAGGCCGGGCACCATCGGCAGCGCGCGGGGCAGGAGCGCCTGCTGCAGCGCCTGGGAGACCGCGACGTGCGCCGCGGTGCTCTGCGCGTTGTGGATCGCCAGCGCGGCGCGGCGGGCGACGTCGCCCGCGAGCACGACGTCCTCCGGGCTGTGGGGCCGGTTCTGGGGCCGGCCGACGAGCAGGGTGCCGAGCGCGCGGCCGCGGGCCCACAGGGGCAGCGCGATCCCGTCGGTGGGCACCGCGAAGCGGACCGCCGACGAGCCGTCGCGCACCACCTCGGCGAGGCGGTTGCGCAGCTCGGCGGGCAGGCCGGGGTAGCCGTCCGGGTCGAGCACGGCGCGCAGCTCTGGCAGGGCGTCCTCGTCGGCGTGGGTGAGCGCGGCCAGGCGCATCCCGCCGGAGGGCTCGACGAGGTGCACAGCGCACCAGCGGCCCAGCCTGGGCACGACGACCTGGGGCACGACCGCCACGGCGAGGTCGACGTCGAGCGACTGCCCGAGCAGCTCGCTGGTCTCGGCGAGGTAGGTCATCCACGACCGCCTGCGCTGGTCCACAGCGCGCAGCCACTGCGACTCCACCGCCATGGCCACCCGGTAGGCGATCAGCTCGGTGAGGTCGCGGGTGCGGTCGGGGTCCGCGTCCGGGCGACCGGGGCGGTGCGTGACGCGCAGCACCCCGCGCAACGGCGCGGTGGTGGGCAGCCGCACCTCGACGCGGCGGCCGGGGTTCGTCCCGAGGCCGCTGATGATCTCGCCGCCGGTGGACAGCCCGCGGTCCGGGCTGCCGTCGCGGGTGATCTCGCGCGCACCCGTGCCGTCGCCCTCGTCGACCTCCACGCTCACCGACTCGGCGTCGAGGAGCTCGCGCAGCCTGCGCACCAGCTCGGCGACGAGCTCGGTCGGTTCGAGCCGGTCGACGAGCCCCGGCGGCACGTGCAGCAGCCAGCGGGCCTGCTCGGCGGTGGTCCAGACCCGCTCCGCGTCCGGCGGTGCCGGCGGGGCCGGCGTCGCGGCGGGCCGTTCCTCGCGGGCGAGGGAGAACCAGATGACGTGGCGGCCGTCGGCCTCGTGGCGGGTGCCCCACGTGGTGGCCAACCGCTGCACGAGCGCGAGGCCGCGCCCGTGGCTCGCGGCGCGGCCGTAGCGCTGGCGGGGCTGGGCCAGGTGCAGCTCGAGCGGACCCGGCCCGCGGTCGGTGACGGCCACGGTGAGGTCGGCCTCGGTGACGGTGAGGGCCACCTCGAACTCGGTGCCGGCGTGCAGGACCGCGTTCTCGCACAGCTCGCTGGCCAGCAGGACGGCGGTGTCGACGAGGTCGGCGTCGACGGCGGTGTCGACGCCACGCCCGTCGCCGGACGGGTCGCCTGGTTCCTCCAGCTCGCGTAATGCTTCCTGGAGCATCCGTCGGGCTCGACCGGCCGATCGCGGGTCCGGCGGCAGCCTGGTCCGCCGCTCGAGCTGAACGGGCACGGCGTGCAGTCTGCACCCCTCGCGGCGCGGGCGCCCACTCGCCGGGGCATCGCCCTCGTTTCGGGGCGGTCCACGAGGTGCCCAGCGGGCGCCGACGCCGACCTGTTCGCCGTACCGGGCGGGGTCGGATCCGCACAGGATCCACTAGGGTCGAAGGCTGCGGCGGCCGCGCCGGTGCCCCTACCCTCCTGGATACGGCGCGCGCCCGTGCCCGGTCGCCGGTCCGAGCAGTGGAGGGACGGCCGAATGACCACGACCCCGCGCCAGAGCACCGAGCCGACGGGCGCAGGCCCGGCCGCGGGTGCGCAGGTGGCGGCACCGGAGACAGCGCAGTCGACGGACAACGAGACTGTGTTGCTGCAGGAGCTCGGCGAGATCCTGCACCAGGTGCGGCGCGGGCGGTTCGACGTGCGGCTGCCGCGGCGGGCCGGTTCGCCCGGCGAGCTGGTCGACCAGGTCAACGACCTCGTGGCGCTCCTGGAGCGCCGCAACCGCGACATCCTGCGGATCAGCCGGACGGTCGGCCGGGAGGGCCGGATGTCCGAGCGGCTGAACGAGGAGGCCTACGACGGCGCATGGGCCCACGGCGTGCAGGCGGTCAACGCGCTGATCGACGACCTCGCGGCGCCGACGGCCGAGATCGCCCGCGTGATCGAGGCCGTCGCGGAGGGCGACCTGTCCCAGCACATGGCCCTGGAGATCGAGGGCAGGCCGCTGCGGGGCGAGTTCCGCCGGATCGGCCGCACCGTGAACACGATGGTGGACCAGCTGTCGAGCTTCGCCGACGAGGTCACCCGCGTGGCGCGCGAGGTGGGCACCGAGGGCATGCTCGGCGGGCAGGCCGACGTGCGCGGCGTCGCCGGCACGTGGCGCGCGCTCACCGACTCGGTGAACACGATGGCGAGCAACCTGACCAACCAGGTGCGCTCGATCTCCACGGCCGCCACGGCCATCGCGCAGGGCGACCTGTCGCGCAAGATCACGGTGAACGCCCGTGGCGAGGTCGCCGAGCTCGCCGAGACGATCAACTCGCTGACCGACACGCTGCGCCTGTTCGCCGACGAGGTCACCCGGGTCGCGGTCGAGGTGGGCACGGAGGGCCGCCTCGGCGGGCAGGCCCTGGTGCCCAACGTGGCAGGCACCTGGAAGAACCTCACCGACGCGGTGAACCTCATGGCGGCCAACCTCACCAACCAGGTGCGCGGCATCGCCCAGGTGGCCACCGCCGTGAAGAGCGGCGACCTGTCGCAGAAGATCACGGTCGACGCCCGGGGCGAGATCCTGGAGCTGAAGTCGACCGTCAACACGATGGTGGACCAGCTCTCGTCGTTCGCCGACGAGGTCACCCGCGTGGCGCGCGAGGTCGGCACCGAGGGCAAGCTCGGCGGCCAGGCCGCGGTCCCGACCGTCTCGGGCACGTGGCGCGACCTCACGGAGAACGTGAACCAGCTGGCCGGGAACCTCACGGCGCAGGTGCGCAACATCGCGCAGGTCACCACCGCGGTCGCGCGGGGCGACCTGTCGCAGAAGATCACGGTCGATGCCCGGGGCGAGATCCTGGAGCTGAAGTCGACCGTGAACACGATGGTGGACCAGCTCTCGTCGTTCGCCGACGAGGTCACGCGCGTGGCGCGTGAGGTGGGCACCGAGGGCAAGCTGGGCGGTCAGGCGGAGGTGCAGGGCGTCGCGGGCACGTGGCGCGACCTCACCGACAACGTCAACTACATGGCGTCCAACCTGACCGACCAGGTGCGCAACATCGCGCAGGTCACCACGGCGGTGGCGCAGGGCGACCTGTCGCAGAAGATCACGGTCGATGCCCGGGGCGAGATCCTGGAGCTGAAGTCGACCGTGAACACGATGGTGGACCAGCTCTCGTCGTTCGCCGACGAGGTCACGCGCGTGGCGCGTGAGGTGGGCACCGAGGGCAAGCTGGGCGGTCAGGCGGAGGTGAAGGGCGTCGCGGGCACGTGGCGCGACCTCACGGAGAACGTGAACCAGCTGGCGGGCAACCTCACGGCGCAGGTGCGCAACATCGCGCAGGTCACGACGGCGGTGGCGCAGGGCGACCTGTCGCAGAAGATCACGGTGGACGCCAAGGGCGAGATCCTCGAGCTCAAGGACACCGTGAACACGATGGTGGACCAGCTCTCGTCGTTCGCCGACGAGGTCACGCGCGTGGCGCGTGAGGTGGGCACCGAGGGCAAGCTGGGCGGCCAGGCCACGGTGAAGGGCGTCGCGGGCACGTGGCGCGACCTCACGGAGAACGTGAACCAGCTGGCCGGGAACCTCACGGCGCAGGTGCGCAACATCGCGCAGGTCACAACCGCGGTCGCGCGGGGCGACCTGTCGCAGAAGATCACGGTCGACGCCCGCGGCGAGATCCTCGACCTCAAGCTGACCGTCAACACGATGGTGGACCAGCTGTCGAGCTTCGCCGACGAGGTCTCCCGCGTGGCGCGCGAGGTGGGCACCGAGGGCAAGCTCGGGGTCCTCGCCCAGGTGCGCGGCGTGTCCGGCACGTGGCGCGACCTGACGGAGAACGTCAACCAGCTCGCGGCCACCCTCACCACGCAGCTGCGGGCGATCTCGGCGGTCTCCACGTCCGTGGCGAGCGGCGACCTGACGCAGCAGATCACGGTGGCCGCCCGCGGCGAGATCGCCGACCTCAAGGACACGATCAACCAGATGATCGCCACGCTCCGGGAGACCACGCGGGAGAACGCCGAGCAGGGCTGGCTCGACTCGAACCTGGTGCGGATCGGTGGGCTCCTGCAGGGGCAGCGCGACCTCAACGAGGTCTGCCAGATGATCATGAATGAAGTCGCGCCACTGGTGAACTCCCAGGTCGGGGCCTTCTTCCTGGCGGCGGAGCCGTCGATCATCTCCGGTGGCGACCCGGACCGCTTCGTGATGTGCGGCGGCTTTGCGATGACCGCGGGGGAACCACCGCTGTCGTTCGGGCCGGGGGAGGGGCTCGTCGGGCAGGCCGCCGCCACCCGCCGGGTGGTGCTGGTCGAGGACGTCCCGCAGGGCTACCTGCCGATCCGCTCGGCGGTCGGAGCCGCCTCACCCCGGGCGGTGGTCGTGCTGCCGGTCCAGTTCGAGGGCGAGTGCCTCGGCGTGATCGAGCTGGGGTCGGTGGCGCCGTTCGCGCCGCTGCACCTCACCTTCCTGGAGCGGCTCGTCGCCTCGATCGGCGTCGCCATCACCACGATCCGGGCGAACCGGCGCACGGAGGAGCTGCTGTCGCAGTCCCAGGTGCTCGCGATGGAGCTGCAGGACCAGTCCGCCGAGCTGCAGCGCGCCAACGCCGAGCTGGAGGAGAAGGCCGAGCAGCTGTCCCAGCAGAACCGCAACGTCGAGATCAAGAACATGGAGATCGACGCGGCGCGGCGGGGCGTCGAGGAGAAGGCGCAGCAGCTGGCGCTGGCCAGCCAGTACAAGTCGGAGTTCCTGGCCAACATGAGCCATGAGCTGCGCACCCCGCTCAACTCGCTGCTGCTGCTCGCCCGGCTGCTCGCCGACAACCCGAACAACAACCTCACCGAGAAGCAGATCGAGTTCGCCAGCACGATCCACAGCGCGGGCTCTGACCTGCTGCGGCTGATCGACGACATCCTGGACCTGTCCAAGATCGAGTCCGGGCGGGTCGACGTCGACCCGGCTCCGGTGGACCTCGGCCAGGTGTGCTCGTCGGTGGAGCAGGCGTTCCGGCCGCAGGCCGAGGAGAAGGGCCTCGAGATGCGCGTCGAGGCAACCGCCGACCTGCCGGCGACCATCATCACCGACGAGCAGCGGCTGCAGCAGGTGTTGCGCAACCTGCTCGCCAACGCCGTGAAGTTCACCGACTCCGGCCACGTCAGCCTCGGTGTCTCCGTCGTGCCCTCCGGCACGCTGCACGGCGTGCCCGCGCTGGACTCGGCCCGCACGGTGATCGCGTTCACCGTCGGCGACACGGGGATCGGGATCCCGCAGGACAAGCTGGAGATGATCTTCGAGGCGTTCCAGCAGGCCGACGGCACCACCAGTCGCAAGTACGGCGGCACCGGCCTGGGCCTGTCGATCTCCAAGGAGCTCGCGCGGATGCTCGGCGGCAAGATCGAGGTCACCTCGCAGCCCGGCGAGGGATCGGTGTTCACGCTCCTGCTGCCCGACGAGCTGCCCCCGGTCACGGCGGCGGCCGCCCGCATGACGCCGCGCCCGCCGATCCCGGCGCTCGCGCTCCCGGAGCGGGCGCTCGAGCCACCGCGCCCGGCCGCGTCGGCGAACCCGATCCTGCGCACCGGGCCGGGCGGGCCCGCAGGCGTGCGTCCCGCGCCGGAGCTGGCCGGCGTCACCGTCCTGATCGTCGACGACGACGTGCGGAACGTCTTCGCGCTCACGAGCGCGCTCGAGCTGCA
This window harbors:
- a CDS encoding SpoIIE family protein phosphatase → MPVQLERRTRLPPDPRSAGRARRMLQEALRELEEPGDPSGDGRGVDTAVDADLVDTAVLLASELCENAVLHAGTEFEVALTVTEADLTVAVTDRGPGPLELHLAQPRQRYGRAASHGRGLALVQRLATTWGTRHEADGRHVIWFSLAREERPAATPAPPAPPDAERVWTTAEQARWLLHVPPGLVDRLEPTELVAELVRRLRELLDAESVSVEVDEGDGTGAREITRDGSPDRGLSTGGEIISGLGTNPGRRVEVRLPTTAPLRGVLRVTHRPGRPDADPDRTRDLTELIAYRVAMAVESQWLRAVDQRRRSWMTYLAETSELLGQSLDVDLAVAVVPQVVVPRLGRWCAVHLVEPSGGMRLAALTHADEDALPELRAVLDPDGYPGLPAELRNRLAEVVRDGSSAVRFAVPTDGIALPLWARGRALGTLLVGRPQNRPHSPEDVVLAGDVARRAALAIHNAQSTAAHVAVSQALQQALLPRALPMVPGLDFAAEYLPASTGSDVGGDFYDVLTVDPSSWLVSIGDVCGKGARAAARTGLVRDVLRVLVRDDRSLPRAIERLNEVMIEADDPLQFCTLAAAMVRRRHRGAGSGPTHSHGASRGGLDVDLVLAGHVQPVLVRADGTAELIGTFGTAVGLVPTVRLTCTRHRVDPGDTLLVYTDGVTERRRGSEQFGAERLLTVAARAAGRPAVQVVGAVREAVERFSTEPLDDDVALLAVRAAP
- a CDS encoding HAMP domain-containing protein — translated: MTTTPRQSTEPTGAGPAAGAQVAAPETAQSTDNETVLLQELGEILHQVRRGRFDVRLPRRAGSPGELVDQVNDLVALLERRNRDILRISRTVGREGRMSERLNEEAYDGAWAHGVQAVNALIDDLAAPTAEIARVIEAVAEGDLSQHMALEIEGRPLRGEFRRIGRTVNTMVDQLSSFADEVTRVAREVGTEGMLGGQADVRGVAGTWRALTDSVNTMASNLTNQVRSISTAATAIAQGDLSRKITVNARGEVAELAETINSLTDTLRLFADEVTRVAVEVGTEGRLGGQALVPNVAGTWKNLTDAVNLMAANLTNQVRGIAQVATAVKSGDLSQKITVDARGEILELKSTVNTMVDQLSSFADEVTRVAREVGTEGKLGGQAAVPTVSGTWRDLTENVNQLAGNLTAQVRNIAQVTTAVARGDLSQKITVDARGEILELKSTVNTMVDQLSSFADEVTRVAREVGTEGKLGGQAEVQGVAGTWRDLTDNVNYMASNLTDQVRNIAQVTTAVAQGDLSQKITVDARGEILELKSTVNTMVDQLSSFADEVTRVAREVGTEGKLGGQAEVKGVAGTWRDLTENVNQLAGNLTAQVRNIAQVTTAVAQGDLSQKITVDAKGEILELKDTVNTMVDQLSSFADEVTRVAREVGTEGKLGGQATVKGVAGTWRDLTENVNQLAGNLTAQVRNIAQVTTAVARGDLSQKITVDARGEILDLKLTVNTMVDQLSSFADEVSRVAREVGTEGKLGVLAQVRGVSGTWRDLTENVNQLAATLTTQLRAISAVSTSVASGDLTQQITVAARGEIADLKDTINQMIATLRETTRENAEQGWLDSNLVRIGGLLQGQRDLNEVCQMIMNEVAPLVNSQVGAFFLAAEPSIISGGDPDRFVMCGGFAMTAGEPPLSFGPGEGLVGQAAATRRVVLVEDVPQGYLPIRSAVGAASPRAVVVLPVQFEGECLGVIELGSVAPFAPLHLTFLERLVASIGVAITTIRANRRTEELLSQSQVLAMELQDQSAELQRANAELEEKAEQLSQQNRNVEIKNMEIDAARRGVEEKAQQLALASQYKSEFLANMSHELRTPLNSLLLLARLLADNPNNNLTEKQIEFASTIHSAGSDLLRLIDDILDLSKIESGRVDVDPAPVDLGQVCSSVEQAFRPQAEEKGLEMRVEATADLPATIITDEQRLQQVLRNLLANAVKFTDSGHVSLGVSVVPSGTLHGVPALDSARTVIAFTVGDTGIGIPQDKLEMIFEAFQQADGTTSRKYGGTGLGLSISKELARMLGGKIEVTSQPGEGSVFTLLLPDELPPVTAAAARMTPRPPIPALALPERALEPPRPAASANPILRTGPGGPAGVRPAPELAGVTVLIVDDDVRNVFALTSALELHGLTVLYADNGTEGIRLLTEHPEVDAVLMDAMMPDLDGNETTRRMRRLPQGRDLPIVFLTAKAMPGDRESSLAAGATDYVTKPVDLDELLALMASWIVPRRGRASTSGIRAVGGGW